The following coding sequences lie in one Blastocatellia bacterium genomic window:
- the nuoH gene encoding NADH-quinone oxidoreductase subunit NuoH, with the protein MDIALLIEWSVKIGIVFFILMTALAYIVLLERRLLGFIQMRLGPNRVGPFGLLQPLADGIKFFFKEEIIPHEADRALYILAPMVALIPALTTVAVIPFGESVTVSLWGYTREIGLYITKVDVSLLVVFALTSMGIYGIVLAGWSSNNKYSLMGGLRSSAQMISYELAMSLAVVGVVVFSGSLDLTQIVKEQMNTWGGIIPKWNILTQPIGFLLFLIAAIAETNRVPFDLPEAETELVAGFHTEYSSMKFAIFFIAEYANMVTASSMATLLFLGGWHGPFVKELPLLGPIYFTLKVLFFLVLYIWLRGTLPRFRYDQLMKFGWKFMIPVAIANVVLVAGLALLLF; encoded by the coding sequence ATGGACATAGCTCTATTAATTGAATGGTCAGTCAAAATAGGCATAGTATTTTTTATCTTGATGACAGCCTTAGCCTATATTGTTTTATTAGAGCGTCGGCTACTAGGTTTTATCCAAATGCGTTTAGGCCCTAACAGAGTTGGCCCATTTGGACTTCTTCAACCTTTAGCTGATGGAATTAAATTCTTCTTTAAGGAAGAAATAATTCCTCATGAAGCAGATCGCGCACTCTATATTTTAGCTCCAATGGTTGCCTTAATTCCTGCTTTAACAACAGTTGCTGTAATTCCTTTTGGTGAAAGTGTAACTGTTAGCCTTTGGGGTTATACTCGTGAAATAGGACTTTATATTACGAAAGTAGATGTAAGTTTACTTGTAGTCTTTGCCTTAACCAGCATGGGAATTTATGGAATTGTTCTAGCAGGTTGGTCATCCAATAATAAATATTCTTTAATGGGTGGTTTGAGATCTTCAGCACAAATGATTAGCTATGAATTAGCTATGAGTTTAGCTGTTGTTGGAGTAGTAGTTTTTAGCGGATCTTTAGATTTAACACAAATTGTTAAAGAGCAAATGAATACTTGGGGCGGCATTATACCTAAGTGGAATATATTGACTCAACCTATAGGATTTTTATTATTTTTGATTGCTGCTATTGCAGAAACTAATCGTGTACCTTTTGACTTACCAGAAGCAGAAACTGAGCTAGTCGCAGGTTTTCACACAGAATATAGTTCTATGAAATTTGCTATATTCTTTATTGCTGAATATGCCAATATGGTGACAGCATCTTCAATGGCTACTTTACTATTTTTAGGCGGTTGGCACGGGCCATTTGTAAAAGAACTTCCCCTACTTGGGCCAATTTACTTTACCTTAAAAGTCTTATTTTTCTTGGTTTTATATATTTGGCTACGCGGCACTTTGCCACGTTTTCGCTATGATCAGCTAATGAAGTTTGGTTGGAAATTTATGATTCCAGTGGCTATAGCCAATGTTGTTTTGGTAGCTGGACTTGCTTTACTTTTATTTTAA
- a CDS encoding NADH-quinone oxidoreductase subunit J has product MEQAFFLVLAVLSVGAALSVVIQRSPLYSAFSLIGLFACLAALYVSLQAQFLGAIQIIVYAGAIMVLFIFVIMLLNIRKDAQVLDKHRYLWVLGVPFGLVLAIEVLYTLSKVAKVSIDKPAIGDSQSIGYGLYTTYLMPFELTSILILLAIVGSVILARRDDEKEEN; this is encoded by the coding sequence ATGGAACAGGCTTTTTTCCTTGTTTTAGCGGTTTTATCAGTAGGCGCAGCCTTAAGCGTAGTAATTCAACGTAGCCCACTTTATAGTGCTTTTTCCTTAATTGGTTTATTTGCTTGTCTTGCCGCGCTTTATGTTTCCTTACAAGCACAATTTCTTGGTGCTATTCAAATCATTGTTTATGCAGGTGCGATTATGGTTTTGTTTATCTTTGTGATTATGTTGCTTAACATACGCAAAGATGCTCAAGTTTTAGATAAGCATCGCTATCTTTGGGTTTTAGGTGTCCCTTTTGGGCTAGTGCTAGCTATAGAAGTTCTTTATACCTTATCTAAAGTAGCAAAAGTTAGTATTGATAAACCTGCTATAGGGGATAGCCAAAGTATAGGTTATGGCCTGTATACTACTTATTTAATGCCATTTGAGCTAACTTCAATACTAATTTTACTTGCAATAGTTGGTTCAGTAATTTTGGCTCGCCGAGATGATGAAAAAGAAGAGAATTAA
- the nuoK gene encoding NADH-quinone oxidoreductase subunit NuoK, translated as MVPLSWYLALSAVLFTIGAVGVFVKRNVISIFMCIELMLNAVNLTLIAFSSYYREISGQLFVFIVMTVAAAEAGVGLALVIAVLRNRQSLDADDANLLKL; from the coding sequence ATGGTACCGCTTTCCTGGTATTTAGCTTTAAGTGCAGTGCTTTTTACTATTGGTGCTGTAGGAGTTTTTGTTAAACGAAATGTTATTTCTATCTTTATGTGTATTGAGTTAATGCTTAATGCAGTAAATTTAACCTTAATTGCTTTTTCTTCTTATTATAGAGAAATTTCAGGTCAACTATTTGTCTTTATTGTAATGACTGTTGCTGCTGCTGAAGCTGGTGTAGGATTGGCTTTAGTCATTGCTGTCCTTCGTAATCGTCAATCTTTGGATGCAGACGACGCAAATTTATTAAAGCTTTAG
- a CDS encoding NADH-quinone oxidoreductase subunit M yields MNALKPYLLNILVFFPLLGTIVMLMYDQIVGKNEETLKKMALFFSSITFFASLPLIWWYNDPALIVNVPWVETLGINYHLQVDGLSLWLVLLTTFLMPIAILSGWTAIHDKVREYLAFMLVLETGMIGVFLAMDMIVFYLFWEVMLVPMYFLIGVWGGERRIYAAIKFVLYTMVGSLLMLVAIIALYLIHGENQAGGAKATFDMVTITQNLAQYNFLTPTQQFWMFAAFGLAFAIKVPLFPFHTWLPDAHVEAPTAGSVILAGVLLKMGTYGFMRFNLPMFPEAAHQFAVPIMILAVIGIIYGALVAMVQPDMKKLIAYSSVSHLGFVMLGMFAFTEMGMQGSLYQMLNHGVSSGALFLIVGMVYERRHTRQIADFGGLATPMPLFATLFLIIAFSSIGLPLLNGFVGEFLILIGTFNSTYSRAFAAFATTGVILSAIYMLWMVQRVVFGEITNEKNRHLQDLNLREKIILVPIVILIVFMGVYPSFFLNRTSEKVNEIRKVVETHKTTTPVATTN; encoded by the coding sequence ATGAATGCCTTAAAACCTTATCTGCTTAATATATTAGTATTCTTCCCATTACTTGGCACAATTGTAATGCTGATGTATGACCAAATTGTTGGTAAAAATGAAGAAACCTTAAAAAAGATGGCTTTGTTTTTTTCCTCTATCACCTTTTTTGCTTCCTTACCTTTAATTTGGTGGTATAACGACCCAGCTTTAATAGTAAATGTTCCTTGGGTGGAAACTTTAGGCATTAATTATCATTTACAAGTAGATGGTCTAAGTTTGTGGTTAGTTCTACTAACTACTTTTCTTATGCCTATAGCTATATTGTCTGGTTGGACAGCTATTCACGACAAAGTAAGAGAATATCTAGCTTTTATGCTAGTGCTAGAAACAGGAATGATAGGCGTGTTTTTAGCAATGGATATGATTGTTTTCTACCTGTTTTGGGAAGTAATGCTTGTACCAATGTATTTCCTAATAGGTGTTTGGGGTGGAGAACGCCGTATTTATGCTGCTATTAAATTTGTTCTTTATACAATGGTAGGCAGCTTACTAATGTTAGTAGCTATTATTGCTCTTTACCTAATACATGGAGAAAATCAAGCAGGTGGAGCAAAAGCTACTTTTGATATGGTTACTATTACCCAAAATTTAGCTCAATATAATTTCCTAACTCCTACACAACAATTTTGGATGTTTGCAGCCTTTGGGCTAGCTTTTGCGATCAAAGTTCCTCTTTTCCCATTCCATACTTGGCTTCCAGATGCACACGTAGAAGCACCAACAGCAGGGTCAGTAATTCTAGCTGGAGTTTTACTTAAGATGGGAACTTATGGTTTTATGAGATTTAACTTGCCAATGTTCCCTGAAGCTGCACATCAATTTGCTGTTCCTATTATGATTCTAGCTGTAATTGGAATTATTTATGGAGCTTTAGTGGCAATGGTGCAACCTGATATGAAAAAGTTAATTGCTTATTCATCAGTTAGTCACTTAGGTTTTGTAATGTTAGGAATGTTTGCTTTTACCGAAATGGGAATGCAAGGTTCACTATATCAAATGCTTAATCATGGTGTTTCATCAGGAGCATTATTTTTAATTGTTGGTATGGTTTATGAGCGTCGTCACACTAGACAAATTGCAGACTTTGGAGGACTTGCTACTCCAATGCCTCTTTTTGCTACCTTATTTTTAATTATTGCTTTTAGTTCTATAGGACTTCCTTTATTAAATGGTTTTGTTGGTGAATTTTTAATCTTGATTGGTACATTTAATTCTACTTACTCTAGAGCTTTTGCAGCTTTTGCTACTACAGGTGTAATTCTTTCAGCTATTTATATGCTCTGGATGGTTCAAAGGGTAGTATTTGGTGAAATTACTAATGAAAAGAACCGACATTTACAAGACTTAAATTTACGTGAAAAAATTATTTTAGTCCCAATAGTAATATTAATTGTTTTTATGGGCGTTTATCCTAGCTTTTTCTTAAATCGTACTTCAGAAAAAGTTAACGAAATTCGCAAAGTTGTTGAAACACATAAAACAACAACCCCAGTAGCTACTACTAACTAA
- a CDS encoding NADH-quinone oxidoreductase subunit N, with the protein MQAQALNLNYYYVLPHIIVAVTGIMSLLFGAFNKKAHRDLVFINLAGIFTAGASTWKLWNLVTTASQDGVGKSLTAFSGMVVLDHMSLAFIFIFLIVAFLGTILSLNFLEDEDLSPEEFYSLLMFSTVGMMLMASSGDMVMIFLGLEISSIATYVLAGYRRKDLRSNESALKYFILGSLSTAFLLYGMALVYGATGTTNLESIATAIKQGTNLVTSQPMTVEILYIGVAMLLVGFGFKIATAPFHVWTPDVYQGAPSAVTAFMASGPKAAGFVAFLRIFVIAFAADTSFELNATWTSILQVLAILTMIIGNVVALSQTDIKRILAYSSIAHAGYALIGFLANDWTSVAFYMLTYSVMNIGAFAVISVMAGKNEQNTELETWAGMGFKSLGLSIALLIFMLSMAGMPLTGGFMGKFLVFKTAWDKGLSLVIVAVLNSAASIYYYLRPMVVLFFREGNEETPAPLLSWSAYVTILLALAGTFYLGLMPGKLFSLLEAARDTVALVR; encoded by the coding sequence ATGCAAGCACAAGCATTGAACCTTAACTATTATTATGTGTTACCACATATAATTGTTGCTGTTACAGGCATTATGTCCTTACTTTTTGGTGCTTTTAATAAAAAAGCCCATCGAGATTTGGTCTTTATTAACCTAGCAGGAATTTTTACTGCGGGTGCTTCTACTTGGAAACTTTGGAATTTAGTAACTACTGCTTCACAAGATGGTGTTGGTAAATCTTTGACAGCCTTTAGTGGCATGGTAGTGCTAGACCATATGAGTTTAGCTTTTATCTTTATTTTCCTCATTGTAGCCTTTCTAGGAACAATCCTTTCCTTAAACTTTCTTGAAGATGAAGACCTTTCACCAGAAGAATTTTATTCTTTGCTAATGTTTTCTACCGTTGGCATGATGCTTATGGCTTCATCTGGTGATATGGTAATGATTTTTCTAGGACTGGAAATTTCTTCAATTGCTACATATGTTTTAGCTGGATATCGTCGTAAAGATTTAAGATCTAATGAATCAGCACTTAAGTATTTTATTTTAGGCTCTTTATCAACAGCCTTTTTGCTTTATGGAATGGCTTTAGTTTACGGTGCTACAGGTACTACTAACTTAGAATCTATTGCAACAGCAATTAAACAAGGTACAAATCTTGTAACTTCTCAACCAATGACAGTAGAAATTTTATATATTGGTGTAGCAATGTTACTAGTAGGTTTTGGCTTTAAGATTGCTACTGCGCCTTTTCATGTTTGGACACCAGATGTTTATCAAGGTGCGCCCAGTGCAGTTACAGCTTTTATGGCATCAGGGCCAAAAGCAGCAGGTTTTGTAGCTTTTTTAAGAATTTTTGTTATTGCTTTTGCAGCAGATACCTCTTTTGAGCTTAATGCCACTTGGACTAGCATTCTTCAAGTTTTAGCAATACTTACTATGATAATTGGTAATGTTGTTGCTCTGTCACAAACTGATATTAAAAGAATTTTAGCTTATTCATCAATTGCTCATGCTGGTTATGCTTTAATTGGATTTCTAGCTAATGATTGGACATCAGTAGCTTTTTATATGCTTACCTATTCTGTTATGAATATTGGAGCTTTTGCAGTAATTTCTGTAATGGCTGGTAAAAATGAGCAAAATACTGAGTTAGAAACTTGGGCAGGAATGGGTTTTAAGTCTTTAGGACTTTCTATTGCTTTACTAATTTTTATGCTAAGTATGGCTGGAATGCCTTTAACAGGCGGGTTTATGGGCAAATTTTTAGTCTTTAAGACTGCTTGGGATAAAGGCTTATCTTTAGTAATAGTAGCTGTACTTAATAGTGCTGCCTCAATTTATTATTATTTACGTCCAATGGTTGTACTGTTTTTCCGTGAAGGTAATGAAGAAACCCCAGCACCACTACTTTCTTGGAGTGCATATGTAACAATTTTATTAGCTTTAGCTGGTACGTTCTACTTAGGCTTAATGCCAGGAAAGTTATTTAGTCTATTAGAAGCTGCACGTGACACAGTTGCTTTAGTAAGATAA
- a CDS encoding ABC transporter permease, producing MSENYLFSGLIPVFKKEILQILRDPTTLFFALFIPIFEMVLLGVAVDTNVRQIKTVVYDLAKTQESHLLIERYINSDDFNVVARVNSDKELYDKIVAGEAKVGIKIPEDYSRALQKGINTSVLLLVDGSESNVTSEAVNVSSAITLQESLKRIVAKSPGVVESRHKVLFNPSTRSANFFIPGLVAVVLQMMLIALISFSLVKERERGTLENLYLAPISPLGLMVGKMLPYGILGFFELCWILLVMRYAFDVPIHGSVILLLIFSIPFILTILGMGLIISTKARTQSEAMQMAMSTLLPAIFLSGYIFSLDNMPKIFWLISRFIPTTYYIDTLRGIILRGAGFNHLWVNGAVMLVMGLVMLLLASLRFRQSNV from the coding sequence ATGAGTGAAAATTATCTTTTTTCAGGCTTAATTCCTGTTTTTAAGAAAGAAATACTTCAGATACTACGCGACCCAACAACATTATTTTTTGCTCTTTTTATACCTATTTTTGAAATGGTTTTACTAGGCGTTGCTGTAGATACTAATGTACGTCAAATAAAAACAGTAGTTTATGACCTGGCAAAAACTCAGGAAAGTCATCTTTTAATTGAACGTTATATTAATAGTGATGACTTTAATGTAGTTGCTAGAGTAAATTCTGATAAGGAACTTTATGATAAAATTGTTGCAGGAGAAGCAAAAGTTGGAATTAAAATTCCTGAAGATTACTCACGCGCTCTGCAAAAAGGTATAAACACTAGTGTCTTACTGCTAGTTGATGGTTCGGAATCAAATGTTACAAGTGAGGCAGTAAATGTATCTAGTGCTATTACTTTACAAGAATCATTAAAACGAATTGTAGCAAAATCACCTGGTGTAGTTGAATCACGGCATAAAGTTCTTTTTAATCCCAGCACTCGTTCAGCTAACTTTTTTATTCCTGGGTTAGTCGCTGTAGTCTTACAAATGATGTTAATTGCTTTAATTTCATTTTCTTTAGTAAAAGAACGGGAACGAGGAACATTAGAAAATCTTTACCTAGCACCTATTAGCCCATTAGGGTTAATGGTAGGAAAGATGTTGCCTTATGGGATATTAGGATTTTTTGAGCTTTGCTGGATTTTACTGGTGATGCGTTATGCTTTTGATGTACCAATTCATGGAAGTGTAATTTTACTATTAATTTTCTCTATTCCTTTTATTTTAACTATTTTAGGGATGGGGCTAATTATTTCTACAAAAGCGCGTACTCAAAGCGAAGCAATGCAAATGGCGATGAGTACATTGCTACCAGCAATATTTTTGTCAGGCTATATTTTTTCATTAGATAATATGCCAAAAATATTTTGGTTGATAAGCCGTTTTATTCCTACAACTTACTATATTGATACTTTGCGAGGCATTATTTTACGTGGAGCAGGTTTTAATCATTTATGGGTAAATGGAGCAGTAATGTTAGTTATGGGACTAGTAATGTTACTGTTAGCATCACTAAGATTTCGTCAAAGTAATGTTTAA
- a CDS encoding efflux RND transporter periplasmic adaptor subunit — MYKKLVVIIILLISFGIVVTGMYTKSESTKVELLLFGTIEAQEVQIGSKIGGRVIEVLAQEGQIVKKGTPLVRFDNDTLLAEKKQLQAKIDQAEAYLKKLENGYRTEEIAQAQATVNRELAQLEALKNGPRPQEISQLKEEIIGVKAELNHYKTSLARLEQLFKEGYVSKQSCDDMAAKVALSDSRYQSLQQKLDLLEAGTRSEDIRVGQERYQQAIANLKLLKSGARSEDILEAKARLAEANATLEKLNTQLNEAEVIAPVDSQIDLLSVRVGDLVQATSPIARLLESDQIRVRVYVPEPDLGFVQVGQEVEVFVDSFPNKAFLGKVEQISAKAEFTPRNVQNRDERSHQVFAIKIHIDNKEGLLKAGMAADVKLKPKE, encoded by the coding sequence ATGTATAAAAAACTTGTTGTTATCATTATTTTATTAATCTCATTTGGTATTGTAGTAACAGGAATGTATACAAAAAGCGAAAGCACAAAAGTAGAACTTTTGCTTTTTGGAACAATCGAAGCTCAAGAAGTACAAATTGGTTCTAAAATTGGTGGTCGTGTCATAGAAGTTTTAGCACAAGAAGGGCAAATAGTAAAAAAAGGGACTCCTCTAGTACGATTTGATAATGACACCCTGCTAGCAGAAAAAAAACAACTCCAAGCAAAAATTGACCAAGCTGAGGCTTATCTAAAAAAGCTAGAAAATGGTTATCGGACAGAAGAAATTGCACAAGCCCAAGCAACTGTTAATCGTGAACTAGCCCAATTAGAAGCCTTAAAAAATGGCCCACGTCCCCAAGAAATTTCCCAACTAAAAGAAGAAATTATTGGTGTAAAAGCTGAACTAAATCACTATAAAACCTCCTTAGCTAGATTAGAACAGCTTTTTAAGGAAGGCTATGTTTCTAAACAAAGCTGTGATGATATGGCTGCTAAAGTGGCTTTAAGCGATTCTCGTTATCAATCCTTGCAGCAAAAACTTGATCTTTTAGAAGCAGGGACAAGAAGCGAAGATATTCGTGTAGGTCAAGAACGTTACCAACAAGCTATTGCTAACCTAAAATTACTTAAATCTGGTGCAAGAAGCGAAGATATTTTGGAAGCTAAAGCACGACTAGCCGAAGCTAATGCGACGCTTGAAAAACTTAACACCCAACTAAATGAAGCAGAAGTAATTGCTCCTGTTGATAGTCAAATAGATTTGCTTAGTGTTCGAGTAGGCGATCTAGTTCAAGCAACTAGCCCTATTGCAAGACTTTTGGAAAGTGATCAAATTCGTGTACGTGTCTATGTGCCAGAGCCTGATCTGGGTTTTGTCCAGGTTGGACAGGAGGTAGAAGTTTTTGTTGATTCTTTTCCTAACAAAGCTTTTCTTGGAAAAGTAGAACAAATTTCAGCTAAAGCTGAATTTACACCCCGAAATGTTCAAAATCGTGATGAACGTTCTCATCAAGTTTTTGCAATTAAAATTCATATTGATAACAAAGAAGGCTTACTTAAGGCTGGCATGGCGGCTGATGTTAAATTAAAGCCAAAGGAGTAA
- a CDS encoding TetR/AcrR family transcriptional regulator has product MGLREEKRTATREQIISTAISLFTKQGYETTTIDDITKAAKVAKGTFYYHFECKEELVLALGETSMLENALRTQIAIETGQSPLIALQDFLAEAARWLTENRKLANIFFHYSISNYQHMKKHHERHDHPSFRQVVHKFLATAQEKGELRNDISSYELSQIFGLVFIHSVRYWLESSENISLKEKLNFCLSLFLEGAKPSLDFSLAKGVPPYEQCKSSSN; this is encoded by the coding sequence ATGGGATTAAGAGAAGAAAAACGAACTGCCACCCGTGAGCAAATCATTTCTACAGCAATTTCACTATTTACCAAACAAGGTTATGAAACAACCACTATAGACGATATTACTAAAGCTGCCAAAGTAGCTAAGGGAACATTTTATTATCATTTTGAATGTAAAGAGGAACTAGTTTTAGCACTTGGTGAAACATCTATGTTAGAAAACGCTTTGCGTACACAAATAGCTATAGAAACAGGTCAATCACCTCTTATTGCACTTCAGGATTTTCTAGCAGAAGCCGCAAGATGGCTAACAGAAAACCGTAAGCTAGCTAATATTTTTTTCCACTATAGCATTAGTAATTATCAGCATATGAAAAAGCATCATGAGCGTCATGATCATCCTTCATTTAGGCAGGTTGTCCATAAGTTTTTAGCCACAGCACAAGAAAAAGGCGAGCTTAGAAATGATATTTCTTCCTATGAGCTTTCACAAATCTTTGGGCTTGTTTTCATCCATTCAGTAAGATATTGGCTAGAATCTAGTGAAAATATTTCATTAAAAGAAAAACTTAATTTTTGTCTTTCTTTGTTTTTAGAAGGTGCTAAACCAAGTCTGGATTTCTCTTTAGCTAAAGGAGTTCCACCTTATGAGCAATGCAAGTCAAGTAGCAATTAA
- a CDS encoding transposase, producing MPSRIKLTIERVCTDLYEGYINAAKEELPQAQIVAIVFT from the coding sequence ATACCATCACGAATTAAACTAACTATAGAAAGAGTATGTACAGATCTGTATGAAGGATATATAAATGCAGCAAAAGAAGAGCTTCCTCAAGCACAAATAGTAGCGATCGTTTTCACATAG
- a CDS encoding M20/M25/M40 family metallo-hydrolase, with protein sequence MSLKIAVKTEKEVSQNVIAILEGSDPTLKNEYVAIGAHYDHVGVGSPVNGDKIYNGADDDGSGTVAVLQLAEAFSHAPSRPKRSIMFVWHCGEEKGLLGSRYLMKFPTVPLNQIITQLNIDMIGRSKEPNDTKPANKELSGPDEIYVIGSKLMSSELGQVSESVNNSYLKLKFNYTYDDPNDPNRFFYRSDHYNYARKGIPIIFYFNGVHEDYHKPSDSPDKIDYQKMEKVTRTIYMTTLDLANRASRPVVDNPLPDAYTRERD encoded by the coding sequence ATCTCCTTAAAAATAGCTGTTAAAACTGAAAAAGAAGTCTCTCAAAATGTAATTGCAATTTTAGAAGGTAGTGATCCAACACTAAAAAATGAGTATGTAGCCATTGGCGCACATTATGACCATGTTGGTGTAGGCTCGCCCGTAAATGGAGATAAAATCTATAATGGTGCTGATGATGATGGGTCAGGCACAGTAGCAGTTCTACAACTTGCAGAAGCCTTTTCTCACGCGCCGTCACGCCCTAAACGTTCAATAATGTTTGTTTGGCATTGTGGAGAGGAAAAAGGCTTACTTGGTTCACGCTATTTAATGAAATTTCCAACTGTACCGCTTAATCAAATCATTACACAATTAAATATTGATATGATTGGTCGTAGCAAAGAACCAAACGACACTAAACCAGCTAATAAAGAGCTTTCCGGCCCAGATGAAATTTATGTAATTGGCTCAAAGCTAATGAGTAGCGAACTAGGCCAAGTTAGCGAATCGGTAAATAACTCATACTTAAAATTAAAATTTAATTACACTTATGATGATCCAAATGACCCTAATAGATTTTTCTATCGTAGCGATCATTATAATTATGCTAGAAAAGGTATCCCAATTATTTTCTACTTTAATGGAGTTCATGAAGATTATCATAAACCCTCAGATAGCCCTGATAAAATAGATTATCAAAAAATGGAAAAAGTCACCCGTACTATCTATATGACTACATTAGATTTAGCTAATCGCGCATCTCGTCCTGTTGTAGATAACCCATTGCCAGACGCATATACTCGTGAACGCGATTAA
- a CDS encoding alpha/beta hydrolase — translation MKLEDWKNEGGYLKYGSHTVFYRDDGQGEDILICIHGFPTSSWDWHLLWPELTKRFRVIAPDMLGFGFSDKPAEDVYSIDYQTTLHETLLRCLEVKQAYILAQDYGDTITQELLARYEDRKKNNQAGFEIKGICFLNGGMFPEAHQALLIQKLLMSPLGAIFSKLISEGQFKKGFIAMFGPNTKPTEREVDNYWQLLKYNNGTAAAHKIIRYLEERKKFRNRWVGAMQTTKVPLRLINGMFAPTSGQAMADRYRELIPNPDVVPLHNIGHYPQIEAPEKVLDALLEFLSNIASRQ, via the coding sequence ATGAAGTTAGAAGATTGGAAAAATGAAGGTGGATACCTTAAATATGGTAGCCACACGGTCTTTTATCGTGATGATGGTCAAGGAGAAGATATTTTAATTTGTATTCATGGTTTTCCAACTTCGTCTTGGGATTGGCATCTTTTATGGCCCGAATTAACCAAGCGTTTCAGAGTTATTGCTCCTGATATGCTAGGTTTTGGTTTCTCTGATAAACCTGCTGAAGATGTTTATTCTATTGATTATCAAACTACACTACACGAAACATTGCTTAGGTGTTTAGAAGTAAAGCAAGCTTATATTTTAGCTCAAGATTATGGTGATACTATTACACAAGAATTATTAGCCCGTTATGAAGATCGAAAAAAAAATAACCAAGCAGGTTTTGAAATAAAAGGGATTTGTTTTCTTAATGGTGGAATGTTTCCTGAAGCACACCAAGCTTTACTAATTCAAAAATTATTGATGAGTCCATTAGGCGCAATTTTTAGTAAATTAATTTCTGAAGGGCAATTTAAGAAAGGTTTTATAGCAATGTTTGGCCCAAATACTAAGCCAACAGAAAGAGAAGTAGATAATTACTGGCAACTCTTAAAATACAATAATGGGACAGCAGCAGCACATAAAATCATCCGTTATTTAGAAGAAAGAAAAAAGTTTCGTAATCGTTGGGTAGGAGCAATGCAAACAACCAAAGTTCCTTTACGCTTAATTAATGGGATGTTTGCACCTACTTCTGGGCAAGCAATGGCTGATCGGTATCGCGAATTGATTCCAAATCCTGATGTAGTACCATTACATAATATAGGCCATTATCCACAAATAGAAGCCCCAGAAAAAGTTTTAGATGCTCTATTAGAATTTTTAAGTAATATTGCTAGCCGCCAATAA
- a CDS encoding PHP domain-containing protein — protein MIIDLHIHTIYSQDSLIAPEDLIEQAIYVGLDAVCVMEHNSFQASETAEEFALGTGLKVFRGVEVTTDLGDLLVYGVNQAQWQEFENKTNLPAQKIVDYVRSCGGVCIPAHPFRFKAASIGEKLETLIGIFAIEGYNAKSDIEENRMAWEKAEKLNLKLTGGSDAHVVGQIGKCVTEFPSNIENMSELVEALKSGNFQAKYLF, from the coding sequence ATGATTATAGATTTACATATTCACACTATTTATTCGCAAGACTCTTTAATTGCTCCTGAAGATTTAATTGAACAAGCTATTTATGTTGGATTAGACGCAGTTTGTGTAATGGAACACAATTCATTTCAAGCATCAGAAACCGCAGAAGAGTTTGCTCTAGGGACAGGACTAAAAGTCTTTCGAGGAGTGGAAGTTACAACAGATTTAGGGGATCTGTTAGTTTATGGAGTTAATCAAGCACAATGGCAAGAATTTGAAAATAAAACTAACCTACCAGCACAAAAAATTGTTGATTATGTTCGTAGTTGTGGAGGTGTTTGTATTCCTGCACATCCTTTTCGCTTTAAAGCTGCTAGTATTGGTGAGAAGTTAGAAACTTTAATAGGTATTTTTGCTATTGAAGGCTATAATGCAAAGTCAGATATTGAAGAAAACCGCATGGCTTGGGAAAAGGCAGAAAAACTTAATCTAAAACTTACTGGTGGAAGTGATGCACATGTAGTAGGCCAAATAGGAAAATGTGTAACAGAATTTCCATCTAATATTGAAAATATGTCAGAACTTGTTGAAGCCTTGAAAAGCGGTAATTTTCAAGCTAAATATTTATTTTAA